From a single Alkalihalophilus pseudofirmus genomic region:
- the parC gene encoding DNA topoisomerase IV subunit A has translation MSQTERYLDLPLEDVIGDRFGRYSKYIIQERALPDARDGLKPVQRRILYAMYRDGNTADKPFRKSAKTVGNVIGNYHPHGDSSVYDAMIRMSQEWKVRNLLVDMHGNNGSIDGDPPAAMRYTEARLSKISAELLRDIDKETVDYIPNFDDSEDEPVVLPAMFPNLLVNGSTGISAGYATDIPPHHLSEIIDGVIMQMEKPQTTLEDLMTVIKGPDFPTGGIVQGIDGIKQAYRTGKGKVIVRAKTEVEELRGGRQQITITEIPYEVVKANLVKKMDELRFDKKVDGIAEVRDDTDRTGLRIVVELKKEADAKAILHYLFKNTDLQVTYNFNMVAIHNKTPKLMGLQPLIQAYIDHQKEVATRRAQYDLKKAKDRQHIVKGLIKAISILDEVIATIRSSKDKKDAKENLIREYDFSEAQAEAIVTLQLYRLTNTDITTLEEEAAELERRIHELEAILGSEKKLITVIKKGLQSVKKQFADPRRTVIKEEIEEIKINMDVLVASEDVMVTVTEEGYVKRTSIRSYTASNGEPPGMKEGDRLLDRFEMNTTDTLLLFTKLGSYLYVPVHHLPDIRWKDNGQHIANLVSVDRDDCILRAMPVKEFSESESLLFITKNGMAKRSQLSLYQAQRFSKPLMALKLKADDEVVSVMRTDGKKELFIATHLGYGLWFDEEEISLVGQRAAGVKAINLKDDDKVVDAFTFEPEDKVDLFIVTHRGAVKKMPLSEFDKSSRAKRGLVMLRELKSNAHRVIGCRRVSKETLIEILTEKGQQETIDPSAYRMSDRYSNGSFAIDSAQAGSVTEVRQTKREASE, from the coding sequence GTGTCACAAACAGAGCGTTACTTAGACCTTCCTTTAGAAGACGTTATTGGTGATAGGTTCGGTCGTTATAGTAAATACATTATACAAGAGCGTGCCCTGCCGGATGCACGTGACGGGTTAAAGCCTGTGCAGCGTCGTATTTTATATGCGATGTATCGTGATGGAAACACAGCGGATAAACCGTTTCGTAAATCAGCGAAAACGGTCGGTAATGTAATCGGTAACTATCATCCGCACGGTGATTCGTCTGTGTATGATGCGATGATTCGGATGAGTCAGGAATGGAAGGTTCGTAACCTTCTTGTCGATATGCACGGAAACAACGGCTCGATTGACGGCGACCCTCCTGCAGCGATGCGTTATACAGAAGCAAGACTATCTAAAATCTCAGCAGAGCTCCTGCGTGATATTGATAAAGAAACAGTTGACTATATTCCTAACTTTGACGATTCAGAAGATGAGCCGGTCGTTTTGCCGGCAATGTTTCCGAATCTCTTAGTAAACGGATCAACTGGAATCTCAGCGGGGTATGCAACAGATATCCCACCGCATCATCTTAGTGAAATTATCGATGGTGTGATTATGCAAATGGAAAAGCCGCAAACGACGCTTGAGGACTTAATGACGGTCATTAAAGGACCTGATTTCCCAACAGGCGGGATTGTTCAAGGGATTGACGGGATTAAGCAGGCTTATCGTACAGGTAAAGGGAAAGTGATTGTTCGTGCGAAAACGGAAGTTGAAGAGCTGCGCGGCGGACGCCAGCAAATCACGATCACTGAAATTCCTTATGAAGTCGTTAAAGCCAATCTCGTAAAGAAGATGGACGAGCTACGTTTTGATAAAAAAGTAGATGGAATTGCTGAAGTGCGTGATGATACAGACCGTACAGGCTTACGTATTGTTGTCGAGCTTAAAAAAGAAGCAGATGCTAAGGCGATCCTTCATTACCTGTTCAAAAATACTGACTTACAAGTGACGTATAATTTTAATATGGTAGCAATCCATAACAAGACACCTAAGCTAATGGGACTGCAGCCTCTGATTCAAGCGTATATTGACCACCAGAAGGAAGTTGCGACTCGTCGTGCCCAATATGACTTGAAAAAGGCAAAAGACCGTCAGCATATCGTAAAAGGCTTAATTAAAGCGATCTCAATTTTAGATGAGGTTATTGCGACGATCCGTTCATCTAAAGATAAGAAAGACGCGAAAGAGAATTTAATTCGTGAATACGACTTCTCAGAAGCACAAGCAGAAGCGATCGTAACATTGCAGCTATATCGTTTAACTAATACGGATATTACAACCCTAGAAGAAGAAGCAGCAGAGCTTGAGCGCCGTATTCATGAGTTAGAAGCCATTTTAGGCAGCGAGAAAAAGCTGATCACGGTTATTAAAAAAGGTCTTCAATCTGTGAAAAAGCAGTTTGCAGACCCAAGACGTACAGTGATTAAAGAAGAAATTGAAGAAATAAAGATTAATATGGATGTTCTAGTGGCCTCTGAAGATGTAATGGTTACCGTTACAGAAGAAGGTTATGTGAAACGAACGAGCATCCGCTCTTATACTGCTTCAAACGGTGAGCCGCCAGGGATGAAAGAGGGAGACAGGCTTTTAGACCGGTTTGAAATGAATACAACAGATACACTGCTCTTATTCACTAAACTTGGCAGCTATTTGTATGTACCAGTTCATCATCTGCCTGATATCCGCTGGAAAGACAACGGGCAGCATATTGCTAACTTAGTTAGTGTTGATCGTGACGACTGTATTTTGAGAGCGATGCCAGTCAAAGAATTCAGTGAGTCCGAGTCACTCTTATTTATTACGAAAAATGGAATGGCCAAACGGTCTCAGTTATCTCTTTATCAAGCACAGCGTTTTTCAAAGCCGCTTATGGCGTTAAAGTTAAAGGCTGATGATGAAGTGGTATCTGTGATGCGTACGGACGGGAAGAAAGAATTATTTATAGCGACTCATCTAGGATACGGGTTATGGTTTGATGAAGAAGAAATTAGCCTCGTTGGTCAGAGGGCAGCAGGTGTAAAAGCGATTAATTTAAAAGATGATGATAAAGTCGTAGATGCTTTCACTTTCGAACCAGAAGACAAAGTTGATCTATTTATTGTTACACATCGCGGCGCGGTAAAGAAAATGCCGTTAAGTGAGTTTGATAAATCATCACGTGCAAAGCGCGGGTTAGTGATGTTGCGAGAGTTAAAGTCGAATGCACATCGAGTCATTGGATGCAGACGTGTTTCAAAAGAAACATTAATTGAAATACTTACTGAAAAAGGCCAGCAAGAAACAATCGATCCGTCCGCTTACCGAATGAGTGATCGTTACTCAAATGGATCCTTTGCCATTGATTCAGCACAAGCAGGCTCTGTAACGGAAGTGAGACAAACGAAACGTGAAGCAAGTGAATAA
- the ytvI gene encoding sporulation integral membrane protein YtvI yields the protein MTREHGLMILRTVIIAIAIIVFGWLLINFFSLTYPFWIAAAIAWFLQPWVRFMREKLKFSSGFASFFGLLGSIILVSSVITGAIFLIGYSLRNFFQQIPGWIETSSVSLQQFFNQVIFPFWQQILGIFDTFSYEEQEALRQSIVQLGSQVGSLLGQAGQTLVDRITHILMGVPTFLVAFVFIILSIYFMGKQWTFYREKTREALAPSFLLLIRDFGAAVRTRLFGFVKAQFILMVITGLIVLVGLSILRVEHVVTLAVVIGIAELLPYLGTGTILIPWFVYLFIVGDFSLAIGLTILYGIIVIVRQLIEPKILSSNLDLNPVAVLISLFVGLQLFGALGLLFGPVLLVFLMILNDIGVVRSVTQFIKNGWAKET from the coding sequence ATGACACGTGAACATGGCTTAATGATTCTTCGTACAGTTATTATTGCTATTGCAATTATTGTATTCGGCTGGTTATTAATTAATTTCTTTTCGTTAACCTATCCATTTTGGATTGCTGCTGCGATCGCATGGTTTCTTCAGCCTTGGGTTCGTTTTATGAGAGAAAAGCTTAAATTCAGTTCTGGTTTTGCTAGCTTTTTCGGCTTATTAGGAAGCATTATTTTAGTCAGTTCTGTTATAACCGGTGCCATTTTTCTCATTGGTTACAGCCTGCGTAACTTTTTTCAACAAATCCCAGGCTGGATTGAGACGTCTTCCGTTTCTTTGCAGCAATTTTTTAATCAAGTCATATTTCCTTTCTGGCAGCAAATTTTAGGCATCTTTGATACATTCAGTTACGAGGAGCAAGAAGCCCTCCGGCAAAGTATCGTTCAGTTGGGATCTCAAGTTGGTAGTTTGCTCGGACAAGCAGGCCAAACCCTTGTTGATCGAATCACCCATATTCTGATGGGTGTTCCAACATTCTTAGTTGCTTTTGTCTTTATCATCTTGAGTATTTACTTTATGGGGAAACAGTGGACCTTTTATAGAGAAAAGACACGTGAAGCCCTCGCTCCTTCATTTTTGCTGCTTATTAGAGACTTTGGAGCTGCCGTTCGAACTCGATTATTCGGCTTTGTGAAGGCTCAATTTATATTAATGGTGATTACTGGTTTAATAGTTCTCGTTGGACTCTCCATCCTGCGTGTAGAACATGTTGTTACCCTTGCCGTCGTAATTGGAATCGCTGAGCTCTTGCCTTATTTAGGTACAGGAACGATCTTGATTCCTTGGTTCGTTTACTTATTCATCGTCGGAGATTTTTCGCTAGCAATAGGGTTAACAATTCTATATGGCATTATTGTAATTGTAAGGCAGCTCATTGAGCCTAAAATTTTATCCTCGAATTTGGATCTAAACCCTGTAGCGGTGCTTATTTCTCTTTTTGTCGGTCTGCAGCTGTTCGGTGCGCTAGGGCTGTTATTTGGACCTGTGTTACTCGTGTTCCTAATGATTTTAAATGATATCGGCGTGGTCCGCTCGGTTACCCAATTTATCAAAAATGGATGGGCTAAAGAAACATAA
- a CDS encoding LAGLIDADG family homing endonuclease yields the protein MERSSRYCKLTYEEIAERYLSGQSSAEISAAAGVMSRSVTRILNKLNVEMRPRGSWKRKHTLNEDYFKHWSNKMAYLLGFFVADGCVSGELQTISFSQNDKAILEDIRNELGSTHKIYFNEKINVYTLYLHSKIMKTDLVDLHGIQPNKSKTIEFPHIPDQYISHFIRGLFDGDGHLYRTKYYICFVGGSKAFMVKLCQILNGFNFNSKVVQTSSYYRVYVSGKDDVKRFGEWIYTNKSLYLDRKYKAFGIEN from the coding sequence ATGGAGCGAAGCAGCAGGTACTGTAAACTAACTTATGAGGAGATTGCTGAACGTTATTTAAGCGGACAAAGCTCTGCGGAAATCAGCGCAGCAGCAGGAGTGATGAGTCGATCAGTAACAAGAATATTAAATAAATTAAACGTTGAAATGCGACCACGGGGCAGCTGGAAACGAAAGCACACTCTAAATGAAGACTATTTTAAGCATTGGTCAAATAAGATGGCATATTTGCTAGGATTTTTTGTGGCAGACGGCTGTGTATCGGGCGAACTGCAGACTATTTCTTTTTCTCAAAATGATAAAGCTATACTTGAAGACATACGCAATGAACTTGGGTCAACTCATAAAATCTATTTTAACGAAAAAATAAATGTCTATACATTATATCTACACAGTAAAATTATGAAAACAGACTTGGTTGACCTACATGGAATTCAACCTAACAAATCTAAAACTATAGAATTTCCGCACATTCCAGACCAATATATCAGCCATTTTATACGAGGATTATTCGATGGAGATGGACACTTATACAGAACTAAATATTATATATGTTTTGTAGGTGGCTCTAAAGCATTTATGGTTAAACTTTGTCAAATCCTAAATGGCTTTAACTTTAATTCTAAAGTGGTTCAAACCAGCAGCTATTATAGGGTTTACGTTTCGGGGAAAGATGATGTGAAGAGGTTCGGTGAATGGATATATACAAATAAATCACTGTATTTAGATAGAAAATATAAAGCATTCGGCATTGAAAACTAG
- a CDS encoding alpha/beta fold hydrolase has protein sequence MEKVDFVIIETNDIKLHTAVAGPEDGPLVILLHGFPEFWYGWRNQVEPLVQSGYRVVIPDQRGYNLSERPLEIKEYTIDHLRDDITGIIDYLGYKKANIIGHDWGGIVAWHLASTKPEYVEKLTVINSPHPAVFKSTILKNPMQLLRSMYMMFFRIPKLPETLLSKNDYDSVKKVLTQTSLPDTFTDQELSKYVQAWQQPNALTTMLNWYRAMTRTPLVKPSIIQVPVQVLWGQKDAFLSSQLAKDSAALCNDAELIMIDGTHWVHLEKSELVNSMIEKFLAK, from the coding sequence GTGGAGAAAGTGGATTTCGTCATCATAGAAACTAATGATATAAAGCTTCACACCGCTGTAGCAGGACCGGAGGATGGACCGCTAGTCATTTTATTACATGGGTTCCCTGAATTTTGGTATGGGTGGCGAAATCAAGTTGAGCCGCTTGTTCAATCTGGTTATCGTGTAGTAATACCCGATCAGCGCGGCTATAACTTAAGTGAAAGACCCCTTGAGATTAAAGAATATACGATTGATCATTTAAGAGATGACATTACCGGAATTATTGATTACCTCGGCTATAAAAAAGCAAATATTATCGGGCATGACTGGGGAGGGATTGTCGCTTGGCATTTAGCCTCCACCAAACCTGAATATGTTGAAAAACTAACGGTCATTAACAGTCCGCATCCTGCAGTGTTTAAATCAACCATTTTAAAGAATCCAATGCAACTTTTGCGCAGCATGTATATGATGTTTTTTCGAATCCCTAAGCTGCCGGAAACTCTTCTAAGTAAAAACGATTATGATTCGGTGAAAAAGGTATTAACGCAAACAAGCCTTCCTGACACATTCACTGACCAGGAATTATCAAAGTATGTGCAAGCATGGCAGCAGCCAAATGCCCTTACAACGATGCTTAATTGGTACCGAGCGATGACAAGAACTCCTCTCGTAAAACCATCAATCATTCAAGTTCCAGTGCAAGTATTATGGGGACAGAAAGATGCCTTTTTATCGTCACAGTTAGCGAAGGATAGTGCAGCTTTATGTAATGATGCAGAGCTTATTATGATTGATGGGACGCATTGGGTGCATTTAGAGAAGTCAGAGCTCGTTAACTCCATGATAGAAAAGTTTTTAGCAAAATAG
- a CDS encoding spore coat protein — protein sequence MPNNIEHRGLTDREMLQLCLELEKGRCRSLVSTMLETSHTDLRQVYEECLQAANDQHAHLYEVLNDKGWYETLHATPEAINQAQALMQNNLHPDDQFKA from the coding sequence ATGCCTAACAACATAGAACATAGAGGACTCACAGATCGTGAAATGCTGCAGCTTTGTCTTGAGCTTGAGAAAGGCCGATGCCGAAGCTTAGTCTCTACCATGCTTGAAACGAGCCACACAGATCTCCGTCAAGTGTATGAAGAGTGCTTACAAGCAGCAAATGATCAGCATGCTCATTTATATGAAGTGCTGAATGATAAAGGCTGGTATGAAACGCTCCATGCAACACCTGAAGCGATTAATCAAGCTCAAGCGCTCATGCAAAATAATCTTCATCCTGATGACCAATTTAAAGCTTAA
- a CDS encoding MBL fold metallo-hydrolase, with protein sequence MDKQMSYGDDYKPLPATSIADDVCIQVVPDVFSYTNKIVNLVFVGHPDEKEFVLIDAGMPNSAPHIIKACERVYGADCRPNAILLTHGHFDHVGSIIELLNHWDVPVYAHPLEHPFLNGEKEYPEADPTVEGGMLAKLSPLFPNDPINIKSHLKPYPSDGTVPFLEDFKWVHTPGHSPGHVSLFRENDRTLIVGDAFVTVKQDSLYKTITQQKEINGPPRYFTTDWSEAFRSVQKLHQLQPEAAITGHGAPMSGIELKENLDKLVHDFKEVYVPDYGKYVKKDDLLH encoded by the coding sequence ATGGATAAACAAATGTCATATGGCGACGACTATAAACCGCTTCCTGCAACATCGATTGCAGATGATGTATGTATTCAAGTAGTACCTGATGTGTTTAGTTATACGAATAAGATTGTTAATTTGGTCTTTGTTGGTCACCCGGATGAAAAAGAATTTGTTTTAATAGATGCCGGTATGCCAAATTCAGCACCTCATATTATTAAAGCATGTGAACGAGTATACGGTGCTGACTGCCGACCTAATGCTATCCTTTTAACTCACGGTCACTTTGACCATGTAGGTTCCATTATTGAGCTTCTAAATCATTGGGATGTCCCTGTTTATGCGCATCCTCTAGAACACCCTTTTTTAAATGGTGAAAAGGAGTATCCAGAAGCAGATCCCACAGTAGAAGGAGGGATGCTTGCCAAGCTCTCACCACTGTTTCCAAATGACCCTATTAACATTAAAAGTCATTTAAAGCCTTACCCTTCAGATGGAACGGTACCGTTTTTAGAGGATTTCAAATGGGTCCATACACCAGGTCATTCGCCTGGTCATGTATCTCTCTTTAGAGAAAACGATCGCACGTTAATTGTAGGGGATGCATTTGTCACAGTGAAACAAGATTCACTATATAAGACGATTACTCAGCAAAAAGAAATAAACGGGCCGCCGCGTTATTTTACTACTGATTGGAGCGAGGCTTTCCGATCTGTTCAAAAGCTGCATCAGCTGCAACCAGAAGCAGCGATTACCGGGCACGGTGCACCTATGTCTGGTATAGAATTAAAAGAAAATCTGGATAAACTCGTTCACGATTTTAAAGAGGTATATGTTCCTGACTACGGTAAATACGTAAAAAAGGACGATTTACTTCATTAA
- a CDS encoding STAS/SEC14 domain-containing protein: MIRKLSTSTENIIEYEVDDTLTEEENKEVLDELKTVINQYGKIKILVRLNEMAGVELSAIDDRLAFAKEHLSDIEKYALVSDANLAEYISKLADKMTQMDMRHFAKDEEKMARSWIRD, from the coding sequence ATGATTCGTAAACTGTCTACAAGCACAGAGAACATTATTGAGTATGAAGTGGATGATACCTTAACGGAGGAAGAGAATAAGGAAGTACTTGATGAATTAAAAACAGTGATCAACCAATATGGTAAAATTAAGATTCTTGTGCGTTTAAACGAGATGGCCGGAGTCGAATTATCAGCCATAGATGATCGTCTTGCCTTTGCGAAAGAGCATTTATCAGATATTGAGAAATATGCACTTGTCAGTGATGCAAACCTAGCTGAATATATATCAAAACTAGCTGACAAGATGACTCAAATGGATATGCGCCACTTTGCTAAAGATGAAGAAAAAATGGCAAGGTCGTGGATAAGAGACTGA
- a CDS encoding alpha/beta fold hydrolase, with protein sequence MILHTTICGEGVPLLLLHSGGMTGETEYDEQSAYFSQRNYKVIRPDLRGHGKSGRLSGDYFDYCAEDIIETLDYLEIKSCHVAGVSLGGLTALIFANQFPERVRSLTFTGIFPEKKQNWEDQLKEEEENLTSLSNDLETVSYLNTIHVNNDWRALFKSWTEPNWYPFHETSNVASLACPTLCIAGDGLSDEIEAAITFRKLNSSIQLAIIPFANHLVHREQPSLYTETLNLFLQEVDNSQKRQSR encoded by the coding sequence ATGATCTTACATACAACAATTTGTGGTGAGGGAGTCCCTCTGTTATTGCTGCATTCTGGGGGGATGACGGGCGAAACAGAATACGATGAGCAGTCGGCTTACTTCTCACAACGTAATTATAAGGTTATTAGGCCAGACCTTAGAGGACATGGGAAGTCAGGTAGGTTATCCGGTGACTATTTCGATTATTGTGCTGAAGACATAATAGAAACGTTAGATTATCTAGAAATAAAATCGTGCCATGTAGCTGGTGTGTCTCTAGGCGGGTTGACCGCGCTTATTTTTGCAAACCAATTTCCTGAGAGAGTTAGAAGCTTAACATTCACAGGGATCTTTCCTGAGAAAAAGCAAAATTGGGAAGATCAGCTGAAAGAAGAAGAAGAAAATCTTACATCGCTTTCAAACGATCTAGAAACAGTGTCTTATTTAAATACTATACATGTAAATAATGATTGGCGTGCTTTATTTAAATCATGGACAGAACCGAATTGGTATCCGTTTCACGAAACGAGCAATGTAGCAAGCCTCGCCTGTCCGACATTATGCATTGCTGGTGACGGGTTATCTGATGAAATAGAAGCAGCCATAACGTTCAGAAAGCTGAATTCAAGCATACAACTTGCTATCATCCCTTTTGCTAACCACCTCGTTCATAGGGAGCAGCCATCTTTATATACTGAAACCTTAAATCTTTTTTTACAAGAGGTAGATAATAGTCAAAAAAGACAATCCCGCTAA
- a CDS encoding histidine phosphatase family protein, which produces MTTIYFVRHAHSTYSTDELGRPLSKQGMEDAKKVTNVLKGEKIDIVLSSPYKRAIQTVNGIAEFTGKSIGIVGNFRERVLTTTPVEDFSHAIQRVWGDETFSWPGGESNLEAQKRGISSLNEILDTYEGKHIVIGTHGNIMVLMMNYFDTSYDFSFWKMLDMPDIFKLTFCKKELKTVDRIWEPAIKKERER; this is translated from the coding sequence ATGACTACCATCTATTTTGTCCGCCACGCTCATTCCACCTATTCCACAGACGAGTTAGGTCGTCCTTTATCAAAGCAAGGAATGGAGGATGCGAAGAAAGTCACGAACGTTTTAAAGGGAGAGAAAATTGATATTGTCCTATCAAGTCCTTATAAACGGGCTATTCAAACGGTTAATGGGATTGCTGAATTTACGGGGAAAAGCATTGGTATAGTGGGAAATTTCCGTGAACGAGTATTAACGACCACACCAGTTGAAGATTTTTCTCATGCTATTCAAAGAGTATGGGGGGATGAAACATTCTCTTGGCCAGGAGGAGAGTCCAATCTAGAGGCCCAGAAAAGAGGCATCTCAAGCTTAAATGAAATATTGGATACATATGAAGGTAAACACATTGTTATTGGAACTCATGGGAACATCATGGTATTAATGATGAATTATTTTGATACATCATACGATTTTTCATTTTGGAAGATGCTTGACATGCCAGACATTTTTAAATTGACCTTTTGTAAAAAGGAATTGAAAACAGTTGACCGAATCTGGGAACCTGCTATTAAAAAGGAGCGAGAACGATGA
- a CDS encoding TIGR01777 family oxidoreductase: MKKKVVLAGGTGFIGQHFAKLYKELDYDVHIISRQNEHISWTDKERMLKAIDGAELLINLAGKSVNCRYNEANKKAIMQSRTETTKALGKAVLSCETPPKLWINSSTATIYRHAEDRAMTEADGEIGTGFSVDVATTWEDTFFAYQLPHTRQIALRIAIVLGKGGGVMIPYLNLVKFGLGGVQGTGDQMFSWIHLDDLFQIVEFLREREDLSGVFNCSAPEPVTNHEFMKQLRTKLNAPIGLPAPKWMLEAGSVLIRTETELVLKSRWVIPERLEQAGFTFTYPTLDQALSEIIH; the protein is encoded by the coding sequence TTGAAAAAGAAAGTTGTTTTAGCCGGTGGTACAGGATTTATCGGTCAGCATTTTGCAAAACTTTATAAAGAGCTTGATTATGACGTACATATTATTTCTAGACAAAATGAACATATTTCTTGGACAGATAAAGAACGAATGCTAAAAGCTATAGATGGCGCTGAATTACTTATTAATTTAGCAGGGAAGTCCGTCAATTGCCGTTACAACGAGGCAAATAAAAAGGCTATTATGCAGTCTCGTACAGAAACTACAAAAGCATTAGGCAAAGCCGTACTTTCATGTGAAACCCCTCCTAAACTGTGGATTAACTCGAGTACAGCAACTATTTACCGCCATGCAGAGGACCGAGCGATGACAGAGGCAGACGGAGAAATCGGCACCGGTTTTTCAGTTGATGTTGCAACGACTTGGGAAGACACTTTCTTCGCCTATCAGCTGCCGCATACACGTCAAATTGCCTTACGTATTGCGATTGTCCTTGGAAAAGGCGGAGGAGTCATGATCCCTTACTTGAACCTTGTAAAATTTGGCCTCGGCGGTGTGCAAGGGACAGGCGATCAAATGTTCAGCTGGATTCACCTTGATGATTTATTTCAGATTGTAGAGTTTTTACGAGAGCGAGAAGATTTAAGCGGGGTATTTAACTGTTCTGCACCTGAGCCTGTGACCAATCACGAGTTTATGAAACAATTACGCACGAAGCTTAATGCGCCGATTGGTCTGCCTGCCCCTAAATGGATGCTAGAAGCTGGCTCTGTCCTTATCAGAACTGAAACCGAACTCGTCCTAAAGAGCAGATGGGTCATTCCTGAGCGACTAGAGCAGGCTGGTTTTACATTCACCTATCCTACGCTAGATCAAGCACTTAGTGAAATCATTCATTAA
- a CDS encoding sulfite exporter TauE/SafE family protein codes for MFFELLIIFLIILVGGFIQGASGFGFGLVVMGFLPLFLTIKESTLIVVTLLLVAALSIIFKVYRSIDLKGIGILIASAMVGRVFSFFFLSTYGEMDSLKKILGFFLIGMVIFLLLQKKNTAPDQRIHPLIPISLGFSGGFIGGIFAVGGPFFVFYFLMIYLNEKHKYQANLQLMTIITSLSTITLHGINGDFNSNMMIYIFIGIIGVCIGTSLGMKWFEKLPNHLIKSLAMIIVFIAALNLIILS; via the coding sequence ATGTTTTTTGAGTTACTCATTATTTTTCTTATTATCTTAGTTGGGGGCTTTATTCAAGGAGCAAGCGGATTTGGCTTCGGACTTGTTGTCATGGGGTTTCTGCCCCTTTTCTTAACCATTAAAGAAAGCACGTTAATCGTCGTTACGCTTTTATTAGTTGCCGCCTTAAGTATTATTTTCAAAGTGTATCGTTCGATTGATTTAAAAGGAATAGGTATTTTGATCGCCTCGGCCATGGTTGGTCGAGTTTTCTCTTTTTTCTTCTTAAGTACATACGGAGAAATGGATAGTTTAAAGAAAATTTTAGGCTTTTTCTTAATTGGAATGGTGATCTTTCTTCTTCTACAAAAAAAGAATACAGCTCCTGATCAGAGAATTCATCCCCTCATTCCGATATCATTAGGTTTTTCAGGTGGATTTATAGGCGGGATCTTCGCTGTTGGCGGACCCTTTTTCGTCTTCTATTTCTTAATGATCTATCTTAACGAGAAACATAAGTATCAAGCTAATTTGCAGCTGATGACGATCATTACCAGCTTATCTACGATTACATTGCATGGGATAAATGGAGATTTCAACTCCAACATGATGATCTATATATTCATCGGTATTATTGGTGTTTGCATTGGTACTTCACTTGGTATGAAGTGGTTTGAGAAGCTTCCAAATCACCTGATTAAAAGTCTTGCAATGATCATTGTATTCATAGCCGCATTAAACTTGATTATTCTTTCTTAG
- a CDS encoding DUF1904 family protein yields MMPFLRFKGIDSDIVRHAAPYLIDQISLIANLPKETVKIEVISVVQITDTPSSVEIFMFERDQETHNHLASMINQKLTDYGYTNVHVFFVILNPDLYYKEGKPLKEIPRNVETTFM; encoded by the coding sequence ATGATGCCATTTTTACGTTTTAAAGGAATTGATAGCGATATTGTAAGACACGCAGCACCTTATTTAATAGATCAGATATCATTAATTGCAAATTTGCCGAAAGAAACGGTGAAGATTGAAGTTATTTCCGTTGTACAGATAACAGACACACCTTCTTCGGTCGAGATCTTTATGTTTGAGCGGGACCAAGAAACCCACAATCATCTAGCTTCAATGATTAATCAAAAATTAACTGATTACGGGTATACGAATGTGCATGTATTCTTTGTCATTTTAAATCCGGATCTCTACTACAAAGAAGGTAAACCTTTAAAAGAGATTCCAAGAAACGTCGAAACAACATTTATGTAA
- a CDS encoding DUF1801 domain-containing protein: protein MISTIYTTGVLRVAYKLKTKENDASVIAFIEKVESPKKRQDAYQLLDLFTETTGFEAKMWGSSIIGFGSYHYTYNTGHEGDAPLVGFSPRKAKISLYFATGDPNREKLLESFGKHTSGKACVYINKVADIDTNVLKALIKQSVDFLHTLYPDHH from the coding sequence ATGATCAGTACAATATATACGACAGGGGTGCTGCGGGTGGCTTATAAACTTAAAACAAAAGAAAATGATGCAAGCGTTATAGCATTCATTGAAAAAGTAGAAAGCCCTAAGAAACGTCAAGACGCGTATCAATTATTAGATCTTTTCACAGAAACGACAGGCTTTGAAGCAAAAATGTGGGGTTCAAGTATTATTGGATTTGGGTCTTATCATTATACATATAATACAGGTCATGAAGGCGACGCACCCCTCGTTGGATTCTCTCCTCGCAAGGCAAAAATAAGTTTGTACTTTGCAACAGGAGATCCAAACCGCGAAAAACTATTAGAATCATTCGGCAAGCATACATCCGGTAAAGCATGTGTTTACATCAATAAAGTAGCTGATATAGATACTAATGTGCTAAAAGCTTTAATTAAACAATCCGTAGATTTTCTACACACATTGTATCCTGATCATCATTAA